From Lasioglossum baleicum chromosome 2, iyLasBale1, whole genome shotgun sequence, a single genomic window includes:
- the Fatp3 gene encoding fatty acid transport protein 3, whose product MAARELLIATLAVFVAGYLLTGKRRRFVYALYKTLPRDLLGAYRFIRVNILLWWWETRELTVAKVFSSYAAANPDKIAYIFENREWTYQELEEYSNRLGRYFGSTSLTRGSRVALIMESRPEYVGTWLGLSKAGYVSALINTNLRHDVLVHSMKAADCKAVIFGSEFTDAIRDIKDKIPGLTLYQWSELPDTERLEGAIDLNTEIRNVDPTPLFEEISRGTPRDKLIYIYTSGTTGLPKAAVITNLRYMLMSCGVHYMLNLRSTDRIYNSLPLYHTAGGLIGVGQALLMGVTVVLRRRFSASKFWPDCVHYECTVAQYIGEICRYLLTVPPNPCDRKHKVRLIFGNGLRPHIWKPFVERYNVTQIGEFYGATEGNSNLVNIDNKIGAVGFVPLCAGSLYPVALLKVDEETGEPVRGPDGLCVRCKPGEPGIFVGKINPKKVLNDFSGYADKNASEQKILRDVFRKGDRVFNSGDILVMDELGYFYFKDRTGDTYRWRGENVATSEVEAIVSNVIGLKDAAVYGVEVPHVEGKAGMAAVYDPENTLNIKEMAEGVKKALPSYARPVFVRVLSELPITGTFKLKKKDLQMDGFNIKKITDPVYFLDNSGVYMKLTEHLYNDILEGRARL is encoded by the exons GGGTGCGTATAGGTTCATCCGCGTCAATATTCTCTTATGGTGGTGGGAAACGCGAGAACTTACGGTGGCGAAGGTGTTCTCCAGTTACGCTGCCGCTAATCCTGATAAAATCGCCTACATCTTCGAGAACAGAGAATGGACCTATCAAGAG CTGGAAGAGTACAGCAACCGGCTAGGAAGATACTTTGGTTCGACATCATTGACACGAGGAAGCAGGGTCGCTTTGATCATGGAAAGTCGACCCGAATACGTGGGCACGTGGCTAGGTTTGAGCAAAGCTGGCTACGTGAGCGCGCTCATTAACACGAATCTTCGTCACGATGTGTTGGTGCACAGTATGAAGGCGGCTGACTGCAAGGCAGTGATTTTTGGCTCGGAGTTTACAGATG CAATTCGTGACATCAAAGACAAAATCCCAGGCCTAACTTTGTACCAATGGTCGGAACTACCGGACACAGAGCGCCTGGAGGGTGCGATTGATCTAAACACAGAAATTCGCAACGTAGATCCGACACCTCTCTTCGAAGAGATCTCTCGTGGTACGCCTCGTGATAAATTGATCTACATCTACACGTCAGGAACTACTGGCCTGCCAAAGGCCGCAGTCATCACTAATCTCAG ATACATGCTTATGTCGTGCGGAGTACATTACATGTTGAACCTTCGTTCGACCGATCGAATTTATAATTCGCTGCCACTTTATCACACCGCGGGCGGACTTATCGGAGTTGGCCAGGCATTGTTGATGGGCGTGACAGTGGTGCTTCGCAGGAGATTCAGCGCTTCGAAATTCTGGCCAGACTGTGTCCATTACGAATGCACT GTTGCTCAATACATCGGCGAGATATGTCGATACTTGCTCACGGTACCACCGAATCCCTGCGACAGGAAGCACAAAGTTCGTCTGATATTCGGAAACGGGCTCCGACCTCACATCTGGAAACCATTCGTTGAAAGATACAACGTCACTCAAATTGGTGAATTCTACGGTGCCACCGAAGGAAACTCTAATCTCG TGAATATCGATAATAAAATTGGCGCGGTGGGGTTCGTGCCACTTTGTGCGGGTTCCTTGTACCCTGTGGCTCTGTTAAAAGTGGACGAGGAAACTGGAGAACCTGTCAGAGGACCCGACGGCTTGTGCGTGCGTTGCAAACCTG GTGAGCCAGGCATCTTCGTGGGCAAGATAAACCCAAAGAAGGTACTAAACGACTTCTCCGGTTACGCGGACAAAAACGCGTCCGAGCAGAAGATCCTGCGCGACGTATTCCGGAAGGGCGACCGGGTCTTCAATTCTG GTGATATTTTGGTTATGGATGAATTGGGCTACTTCTACTTCAAGGATAGGACCGGTGACACCTACAG GTGGCGTGGCGAGAACGTTGCTACTTCGGAAGTTGAGGCCATCGTCAGCAACGTGATTGGGTTGAAGGACGCGGCCGTTTATGGTGTCGAG GTACCTCACGTCGAAGGGAAAGCCGGTATGGCAGCTGTTTACGACCCGGAGAACACTTTGAACATCAAGGAAATGGCGGAGGGTGTGAAGAAGGCATTGCCATCTTACGCCAGGCCCGTTTTTGTTCGAGTCTTATCGGAATTGCCAATTACCG GTACattcaagttgaagaagaaggaTCTTCAGATGGACGGTTTCAACATCAAAAAG ATAACGGACCCAGTTTATTTCCTGGATAACTCTGGTGTTTACATGAAACTTACGGAGCATCTGTACAACGACATCCTCGAGGGCAGAGCTCGGCTATAA